The DNA region ACAACGGGTTGCCGTTCTCCAACCATTGAAGCTGCATTAGTGCCTGGCTCGTACATTAATTCGTGCAGGTTAAGAAATTTGACGCCCGCTTCACTCCATTTCACCAAACAAGATAGAAGCTTGGCGGCATGCCCGGGAATGGCCGGAATTTCGACCGTGATGTTGGGGATGAATCGAGCAGCCGTGGCCACGTTTTCCATAACCGGGGGATGGTCATAGCCGGTAGCTGCCAGGTTGAAGCGAAGCTCGTCAAGCCCCAATTCTTCCAGCCGTTGTAAGAAGGCCTGATCGGCTAAAAGTCCATTCGTATAGAGCCAGTAATACTTATCCGGATATCGGCCCTTGAACCAAGCCAGCCAGTCGAACAATCTCTGGGGATTCAAAAAAGGCTCGCCGCCGGAAAAACTGACGCCGGTGATGCGTGTTCTGGCCTGATTCTCGGCGATTTCGGCGGGGGTTGCGCCAAAGGTGGAGCCGGCGTAGTCACGGGGAATAGCGTGGGGGCTATAGCAGAACGGACAGTTGAGATTACATTCCATTGTCACAAAAATACAGTCCCAAGCGCCTTCCTTGCAGGCCCGGCAGCCGGGAGAGAGATCGCCCAGGTATAGGATTTCCCCATCGGCTTCGACATGAAGGCCAGTGATTTGCTGCCTGGCCCGGGACACGTGAGTTTCCCAGGCCTGCCGGAGCAGACTGAGGTTGGATTTTTCTGGCTGGAAATGGTTGACCTCTTCATAGATTGCGCTCAAGCGCGTGGGTATTGTCTCTGTTGTGGTTGGCATTGACCCTCACTATCCTATCGTTGTCAAAACGCGCGCAGCAACTGGGCCTCTTGGGGATGCGCTCCCTGGCCCCGCCAGATGCCGTCTCCGGCCATGATGTACCAGAGCAAGATACGGGCCGTGATCTCTCGATTCATCACGCAACGCGGACTTGGCGTCTGAGTGTTATCGGCTTCGGCGGAAAAAGAGCGGGTGTAACAATCGCCGGCGCAGTGCCAATAACAAAAACAGTCTCGGCACCTGGTCTGCTTTTGCTCCAGGTAGGCCAGGAACGCGCGCCGGGCCTGGTCATCCACCATGACCTGCCCGCCAACAATACAGCCTATCGTGGACATTTTCGCCAGTGAGTGGCTTTTGCTGGCAATCTCGTAACAGGTCACCAGATTACCGGCCGGGTTGGCGATGAGCGCGCCATAAGGGGCGGTACAAAATGTCTGGGTCAGCAACCAGGGCCGCGCCCCGGAGTAGGTCAATTGCCGCCCGGCCCGTTTGGCGATCTCAAAAGCTTCCATAAAAGCAGCTACGAATGCCTCGCTCTCCACCTCGGTCGGCCCTCGATGTTCGCCCCGCTGGGCATTGAAAGCCGGCTCGACCTGCATGGCCGGGCAGCCGGTTTCCTCGCAAATGAAACGCACGTCTTCCGGTAGTTGGCTGCGCCAGGGGGCCATAGCCGTCATGCGAACGCCGTAAGGGAATTTGGCTCTATCCAGGGCCTCTATGGTGCGCATAACGGCTTTGAAAGAGCCACGGCCAGAGGCAAAGGGTCGTTGTTGATCTTGGGTTTCCGGCCCTCCGTCAAGCGAGATACTAACGCTGTTTAGGTTTTTGAGAATCCACGCCTGCTGGCGCGTAGACCAGATACCATTACTGACCATCGAGACGCGACAGGATAGCGTTTTACTGCGGGCGTAATTTGTGGCCTCTTGCAGAGTTTTCCAGGCCTGGACAGGCTCCCCGCCGCCGTGAAAGGTCAGATCAAAATATGGACGTTCCTGCTCGACGGCATTTTGGTAAACGTAATCAATCGCCGCCCGGGCTAACGCCAAAGAGAGATCCTCTACAGGTTCTTCCCCGCCATTGGCGTAACAATAGGTGCAGCGCAAGTTACAGCGATTGGTTAGGAGTAACACGGCCATCGTAGGATGATATGTAGAGTTTGGTGGTTGAGGAGGCGAAGGGTCCGGCCTTAGAAAACCAATAGATTTGAGAAAAGCTGCCGCCTCATCATCTTGGCCAGACAGGTCAGGAAACGACTTATGATGGGCCAAACGTAAGGTCAAGTCGGCCATAGGCCGGTTTCCCACGAAGGCCAATTGCAACAACGGCCGATAGAGAATAAACTTATCCTGCACTGGAATAGTAAAAATCTCCATAAGCATCAGTTTGGATACCAATAGTGAACCGTGTCGCAAGTTTGATTCTCCTTTTCTTTTTGAATTGTCGGAACATCAGAGTCAACGGGAACGACTCTTTGCCGGCCGGTCGTTTGTCACAAACATAGCTAATGACATACCATCTCAACAAGGATACCAATAGTGGCTGCTATGATTGTCGCAAGAACAGTCCGCATGGCAACCACATACCGGGGCGACGCAGTTGCAGGAACACGTCCAGCCATCCGGGATGGGAGAACCGCATGCCGCCCAGCGGGTTTCACCGCCGGGGCCGGTGAAGTTGATGCCTTCCTGATCTGGGGGAGTGCTGCCTGTCTGGCCCGGTAATTCTGCGATCACGCAGTTGCAGACACACACTGCGCCTTCTGGGATAGGCGACCCGCAAGGCATGGTATAGGTGAGTACTTCCCCGTTTTCATTCGTGAAGGTGTATTCAATACCTTCTTGGCCGGGCGCGACCGTACCCTGAACGCCTGGCGGCGTTGGTGTTGCAACCGGCGTTGGCGTTGCAGCCGGCGTTGGCGTTGCAGCCGGGGTGTTGGTAGGAGGAATATCGGCGATAACGGGCACATCGTCTGCGTTTTTAGCAATCACCATCTCGCCATAAACCCAACCCTGTTGATGGTTATAATCAATTTGATACCAAGACTCGTCCGCCAGGCGGCCGGTAATCAATAATTCGTCTCCCTGTTTGACTACCCCCAAGATATCATAATTTACGCCCGGCCCATAACGCACATTAAGTTCTTTGTTGTTAACAATGGCTATGGGTTGAGGGGTTGGGGTTTTAGTGGGGGTTCTGGTGGGGGTTTTAGTGGGGGTTCTGGTAGGGGTTTTGGTGGGGGTAGATGTACTGGTGGGCGCGGGCGTGTTCGTGGGAACCTTGGTCGGGGTAGGCGTTTTGGTCAGCATCATCATCTTTGTTGGGGTGGCCGTAGGCGCAGGCGCAACCGGCTGTTCTGGTTGCGCCCCACATCCAGCCATAGTGGCTGCGGCTGTGGCTGCGCCGGCAGCGGCCAGGAAATCTCGGCGGTTAAACTGCCAACCCGTCAGATCCTTTTGCACGGCGAATACCTGGGGTTCTTCCTTTGCCCCCTCTTCCTGTTTTGCTTCTTGATCTTGTTTTTTTCCATCAGGTTCTGTTGACATTATTTCCCTCCGTATTTAATAATTTTGATTTTTTGTAATAATCCTGGCAGATCGAACAGGTATGACAATTCTTATCACAATACAAAATATACTCGAACCATTCGTCCGATATGCCAATAGTTTCTAATACCGATGCTGGCCCTCCCCCTATATCATCTGGCAGAAGTGGCCGACACTGAATATAAGCTTCCAGGACCGTCAGGTATTTGGTTCGCTCGCGTAGCGTCACCCGGCCGGCCAACTTGAGACTGTCGTAGAGACCCTCATAATGAGCCAGATGTTGGGGCAATATCCAGGCGCCAGTTAATCTAAGCCACGGGCGCTCGTCTAACATTTGTTGGCAAAGAGATTTTGGCAAGAACTGACCATAACCCATCTCGTAAAAGTGTTGGGTACGATAGGGGCAACCAGGGAGACAGGCTTCGTTGACGAGAAGACGAATCTCTCCCGGAAAAGCCTGTCGCAATCGCTTCAGGCCCTGGATGTCGCGTACCAGTCGATTACTCGGTGCGATGGCATCTATGTAGTCTTGCACCATCAAAGCCTGTAATGGGGTGGCAATGTCCATCAAAACAGAAGCGGTAATGTTGAATTCAGGGAGGGTCTTTTTGATTAACCGGGCCAGGGCCAGACTGGTTACCGTTACCCGGCTCACGCCAAAGTCACCATGCAATTGCTTTAGAACGTCCAAAATCTGCGGCCCAATCTCCTCAACCGGCCGGGGCAGGACAATGGGATTAACCAGCACCGACTTGGGCAAAGGAGCATTTCGCAAGAAGGTATCCATCAGCTCTTCCGGCTGTTTGCCCCGGCCGGAGGCAGTAACCCCACCGGGCGCGGGAAAATAAACCTCCTTGATGTATGGGCCGAATCTATTAGCAATCTCTTCCCAAAAAGAGTGTGGTTGATCCACGTACGGAATGACCCAGGTTGTCATAAAGTTGCCTCCTGATAGGGAATGGCCAGCCTGAACGGGGTGTGGCGAAAACGCCGGATAGTGACGGCCAGACAGCCGCCGGGACATTCGCCAGCGATCTTGAACGGGCACGTAGAACATTCTCGGAAAATACCCGCCTGGCGATAGAGGCGGGTGCGAGAGGCAAAGGCCTCTCGCAAGGCTGGCGCGTCGGTTTCCGGGGTTAAGGGCAGGCTACCCAGATTGGATAGAGGATAGCAGTGGATCACCTGACCCTCAACACTTACATCCAGGATAGGATTGCATCGCCAACCCACGTCGGCTCCCGCAGTTTTGAGTATTTCCAGGTCTGTATCGGAAAACATACATCGCACAAAGCCACAATCAAATTCCAGGCTCACCCCGGCTTTAGCCGTAATGCGGGCAAAGCGGGAAATTTTTTTGCCAATAGCAACATATTGATTAGGATGAACATATTGATTGTCGCCGGAGAGACAGGGTTGGGCTATACCTAGACGAATAGCGGGTTTACAGCCTGCCTCAGTAATCATCGGCAGGAGAAAATCTAGCTGAAAATCAGCCTGGTAGATATTGAAACCCAACAAGACCCGTTCTCCCAATCGCCGGATAGCCATATACCGTCGTTTATGAAGCTCCTCCTTTACCGTCCTCGGTTCATTGACGTTGACCAAGATGGTACATTCAGCGACGGGAAGCGATTCCAAATAAAACAATACCTTTTTGGGCATCAGTCCATTGGAAAAGACGATGATCCGTTTGCCAGTTTTTCTGGCCCGCTCAATCAGTTCGACGAATTGCGGATGTAAGGTTGGTTCGCCACCCAACAGTCGAATCTCATCTATGCCAGACCGTTCCAGAAAACTCAAACTTTTCTCAAAATCCTCGAGGTCAATGAAATCCCGATGTCTTCCCGCTTTGTTCAGGTAATCAACGGTAAAACAATATGGGCAATTTTGATTACAGACGGTCGTGATTGCCAGATTCGCCACGTTTATTTTCCTCTACAACTTGAATGACGCCCCTACGCTGCCAGTCACGTAACACGGCTAGAAATATCTTTTTCGCCTCGCCGGTTGAGGTCCCCAGAAGTAACGACAGAAAACGGACAATCTTTTCGTATGGATAAGCCAGGATCATAAAATCCCATATCGCCGCTTCTGCGCCGCGAATAGGCCAGAACTGCTTCCTCGCCGGATCAACTAAGAGGATTTGGTCAGCGTCCCTCAACCAAGCGACGGCCGGCGCACAGCAATAGGTGAGACATTCGTCATCTGGCAACGTGGTTTTATGGGGCATCATTTACTCCTCTATATCAACCAACAAGTCTGACGCCTGCCGGATTGCTTTTTCTAACGCTTCGCAATCCACCAACAAGTCACGGGCCAGGTCTTCCCGCCCAATTGCCTTGAGAATGTTACGCAAGGTGATAATTCTGGTCTGAAGGCAGAGGCGATCATATTCACCTGTTGCATCAGATAAGGCGTGGTTTACGTGACATCCTCCGGCGCAATGCCATTTGCAGAAACAGCGAGCACAGAAGGGCTTGTTCCAGACGTTTAGATTCCGGGCAGAAGCAACGGCCTCGGCATCCAGTTCCACCGCGCCATCATCCCTGATGAACCCCAGGCACAGATTCAAACCTTTAGCTTCCCAATCCGACCGGAGCAAATAGCAAGCGCTGATGAGGCCATCGGGCGACACAATGGCCGTATCCTGTCCCACCGGGCAGAAAGTTGTTCGTCTGGCGCTGATATCCGCAGCGGCGTAAACAGGCGTTACGCCGTAGGCTTCCAAAACCCAGGCAGCGCGGATGAAATTGTGGGCGAACTGCCATGGATCCGGCGGCTCGAATCGAACTGCGCCGGGTTGGGCCATCGGTTGAACGGGTTCAAAGCATACCCCTTGGGGGCGGAAGTTTTGACAAAACCAGCGGGCAATTTCAGACATTCTGTTCACCGTCTGATCGGTCACGCAGGCTCGGAAAAAGAGGCCAGCGGCGCCCTCGGATAAAATCTTCGCATTGCGGACAACCGTCTGGAAACTACCCTGTCCATTCTTATAAGGCCGGTGCCAATTTTGGATGTCGGCCAACCCGTCTAATGACAACACAATTGTGTCCAGGTTGTCCGCCGCCCATTGGCAACGCTTTTCGCTGAAGGTTCCGTTCGTGGCTACCTCGAAACGAACGGTACACCCGATCTCCTCAGCCCGAATCCGGGCCAGGCTGACGGTCAAATCCAGTATCTCCTCGACACAAAAGGGTTCTCCACCAAAATAGTGGATTTCAGCATTACGTTGGCCAGATTCGCTCGCCATGCCCATATACCAATCTACGGCCTGACATGCCACTTCAAGGTCCATCACCTGGGTAGACTCGTCGGAAGTCAGGAAACCGCAGTATTGGCAGGAGAGATTGCAGCCCCGGGTAGGCAACAGCCCCAGGAATGCCGGCCTAAAATCTCCCTGCTTTGGCCCCGGCGCAGGGTTAGCCCTGGTACTCAAGACATGGATGATCTCGTCCAACTGTTTTCCGCCAACTTTTTTCCCGGCGGCCAGGCTCTCTCGCAAATGCAGTATCGCGGTGCGGTCGACCAGGGCGACCAGATTGTGAAGGGGAGCATAGATAACCAATTTGTCTAATACAGGAATGACAAATATAGAATGATTTAGGGATTCATTAGAGGCAGATAACGACCCCCACATAGGGACGCGCGCCGGATGGCTGTCATTGTTTACGTCCACAGTTTGGAGACAGGTAATCATAATCGCTTTCTTTCTTTAGATGTGACCCTGCGTATTCTGACTTGAACAGCTTATGGCTTGGCCAGCAGGGTGTGTATCAAGGCCTTGAAGGCTGCATACGGGATGTATTTGTCGGTGGGCGTGAATTGTTCGTTGCTGTAGCTCAATAGGTTGCGCAAGGGAGTTTCAAAATCGGGATTACTGAGCACACGGGCATGGTCGCACGCCTGGAGCAACGTCTGGATGTCGGTGGAAGATGATAACATCCCCTTAAATTGCCTCTTGGCCCCCTCATCACCCAAGATGGTCAGGGCAAAGAGTTTTTGGGGACGATCATTGTGCTGCCGTAATATCTTTCTCGCCGCCTCACCATCTTTGAAACCTATTCTCAACAAAGCCCAGAATGCGGCTCCAGACAACTCCTTGTTGTTCAGATAATGACCTATTTGCTCGGCAGCATTCACAGCTTGCAGACCGGCCAGGGCTGAGAGAATAGCCCGGCGGGTATCATCGGGCTGGTATTTTTGCAACGCCTCAACCAGGAGTGGCTCCGCCCGCGGATCCGACAATTGCCCCAATACCTCATAAGTGCAATCGCGCGTCGCCCCTCTCCCATTTTGGGTCAAACTAACCATCCGGTCGTAGACTTTCTCAACCCCTAACTTGACCACGGCATCCACTGCCGCCGAACGCACTGATTCCTGGCCGTCCTCAAAGCGAGCGATCAAAGCATCAATCAAGGCCGAACGATCTGTTCCCTGAGCGCCTAA from Anaerolineae bacterium includes:
- a CDS encoding radical SAM protein, which produces MPTTTETIPTRLSAIYEEVNHFQPEKSNLSLLRQAWETHVSRARQQITGLHVEADGEILYLGDLSPGCRACKEGAWDCIFVTMECNLNCPFCYSPHAIPRDYAGSTFGATPAEIAENQARTRITGVSFSGGEPFLNPQRLFDWLAWFKGRYPDKYYWLYTNGLLADQAFLQRLEELGLDELRFNLAATGYDHPPVMENVATAARFIPNITVEIPAIPGHAAKLLSCLVKWSEAGVKFLNLHELMYEPGTNAASMVGERQPVV
- a CDS encoding radical SAM protein; the protein is MRHGSLLVSKLMLMEIFTIPVQDKFILYRPLLQLAFVGNRPMADLTLRLAHHKSFPDLSGQDDEAAAFLKSIGFLRPDPSPPQPPNSTYHPTMAVLLLTNRCNLRCTYCYANGGEEPVEDLSLALARAAIDYVYQNAVEQERPYFDLTFHGGGEPVQAWKTLQEATNYARSKTLSCRVSMVSNGIWSTRQQAWILKNLNSVSISLDGGPETQDQQRPFASGRGSFKAVMRTIEALDRAKFPYGVRMTAMAPWRSQLPEDVRFICEETGCPAMQVEPAFNAQRGEHRGPTEVESEAFVAAFMEAFEIAKRAGRQLTYSGARPWLLTQTFCTAPYGALIANPAGNLVTCYEIASKSHSLAKMSTIGCIVGGQVMVDDQARRAFLAYLEQKQTRCRDCFCYWHCAGDCYTRSFSAEADNTQTPSPRCVMNREITARILLWYIMAGDGIWRGQGAHPQEAQLLRAF
- a CDS encoding SH3 domain-containing protein, giving the protein MSTEPDGKKQDQEAKQEEGAKEEPQVFAVQKDLTGWQFNRRDFLAAAGAATAAATMAGCGAQPEQPVAPAPTATPTKMMMLTKTPTPTKVPTNTPAPTSTSTPTKTPTRTPTKTPTRTPTKTPTPQPIAIVNNKELNVRYGPGVNYDILGVVKQGDELLITGRLADESWYQIDYNHQQGWVYGEMVIAKNADDVPVIADIPPTNTPAATPTPAATPTPVATPTPPGVQGTVAPGQEGIEYTFTNENGEVLTYTMPCGSPIPEGAVCVCNCVIAELPGQTGSTPPDQEGINFTGPGGETRWAACGSPIPDGWTCSCNCVAPVCGCHADCSCDNHSSHYWYPC
- a CDS encoding radical SAM protein; this encodes MANLAITTVCNQNCPYCFTVDYLNKAGRHRDFIDLEDFEKSLSFLERSGIDEIRLLGGEPTLHPQFVELIERARKTGKRIIVFSNGLMPKKVLFYLESLPVAECTILVNVNEPRTVKEELHKRRYMAIRRLGERVLLGFNIYQADFQLDFLLPMITEAGCKPAIRLGIAQPCLSGDNQYVHPNQYVAIGKKISRFARITAKAGVSLEFDCGFVRCMFSDTDLEILKTAGADVGWRCNPILDVSVEGQVIHCYPLSNLGSLPLTPETDAPALREAFASRTRLYRQAGIFRECSTCPFKIAGECPGGCLAVTIRRFRHTPFRLAIPYQEATL
- a CDS encoding radical SAM protein, producing MITCLQTVDVNNDSHPARVPMWGSLSASNESLNHSIFVIPVLDKLVIYAPLHNLVALVDRTAILHLRESLAAGKKVGGKQLDEIIHVLSTRANPAPGPKQGDFRPAFLGLLPTRGCNLSCQYCGFLTSDESTQVMDLEVACQAVDWYMGMASESGQRNAEIHYFGGEPFCVEEILDLTVSLARIRAEEIGCTVRFEVATNGTFSEKRCQWAADNLDTIVLSLDGLADIQNWHRPYKNGQGSFQTVVRNAKILSEGAAGLFFRACVTDQTVNRMSEIARWFCQNFRPQGVCFEPVQPMAQPGAVRFEPPDPWQFAHNFIRAAWVLEAYGVTPVYAAADISARRTTFCPVGQDTAIVSPDGLISACYLLRSDWEAKGLNLCLGFIRDDGAVELDAEAVASARNLNVWNKPFCARCFCKWHCAGGCHVNHALSDATGEYDRLCLQTRIITLRNILKAIGREDLARDLLVDCEALEKAIRQASDLLVDIEE